The Macadamia integrifolia cultivar HAES 741 chromosome 4, SCU_Mint_v3, whole genome shotgun sequence genome contains the following window.
TTAAAGCATCAACAATGGCTTAAAACAGAGTTTTTGTCATGAAAAAAATGGCCCTTTTAAGGCGTGCTTCAAGCATCACCTACTCCTGAGTCTCTCAGCTTTGAATGTGAGACGATAATCAAACTCAGATTAAggaatttcaattttcaaaaaactTACTGAATGTCCCAAGATAAAGGTCTTTGTTTCCTGCAACTCTGCCAATCCTAGCTTGCCATCTCCCATGCTGATGATGtctgaaaaattagaaaacccAAACCAAAGTTTCAGAGAGAAGGGTATTTATTGACAGAAACTCAGAAAGGATTTtaatgaaaccaaaaaaaaaaccttgtcaCCCCTCGGTACATCGAAGCGCCCCTCGAGAAACCACTGCTTTTCCTGCAAGTTTTGAGATCCCAAAAACAATGAAATTTTCTACTGAAAATTGGAAATTGTGAGCGGCACAAAATGAAAGGGATTGAATGTAGAGGCAGGAGTTACCTCCTCAAGTGAGCAACGTATTCTTGCCTGCTCATGTTTTTcatttcttcaagttcttccTGGTAATTTTCCAACTGCCGAAGCAATAAAAGAGTCGTATTTCAATAACCAATAACATTTACAACTAAGAAAACTCACTCTTAGGTTTCAGTGGGTAGATACTGGATCATACAGGAAAATTGATGTGGGTAGAAGGACCCCAATACTTAAGCGCGGCTAGATCATAGGCTCTGGCAGCTCTCTCTTCCATATCATAACCCCCTGCAATCCCACAAATAGAACAGACCAAAGCAGGTCAAGAATAGGTTCCAATAATATTCAAAGTTTATTCAGTATATTAAAAAAGAGGCTTACCCAGATAAACTGAAGAGATCCATTTGGTAGGAATGGCGTCCCAACAATCAAGAACATGACATGAGAATTTATAGCAGTGGTCAGGCCAAAAATCAAAGGTCCAAGAAATTGCAGAGTGACCAAGAGAAAACCCATAAAAAGTGATTGGCTTTCTTTTCATATCTTACTACTAACCTTGCCTCCCTTTCCTGCTCTGCCCTTCCTTCTTACAACTATTATCCCACAGATGGGCTTCATATCTACCGGTCCATCTATGCCTGAAAAGGACACATAACAAGGTTTATTAAGAGAGACAAAGAAAACAGAACATACGGGGACTAAGAGACAtaaccaagagaaaagaaacccACTAACCTTGTAACACCTCTATACTGAGAGGTTCTCTGTCCAAAGGTGTCAATGGACTTCCGATGAACAGGTTGCTTCTGACCCACCTTTCCAGACCCTCTCTTCTTTGTTTCCATAGCCACAGATTCTATTGCAGTGGGAGAAATCTGCTGTGGGGCTGTCACGCAGCTTGACTGAGAACCAGGGCTCATAGACAAGCTCAGAGACTGCAAATCCCCATAGCCCATTGGACCAACAGAGGTATTCCCTGCTCCATCTTCACTAACGCAACTAGTCATTCTTTGTTCCAATGCCTGGTTGGTTGAATACTGCCTAGAGACCCAGCTCTTCAAGCCTGGAATATTTGAATCCTCGGCCATTGGAGGAAGCTGAAGACTGCAGTCTGCAAGATGTGCTTCCTTCTGTTCCTCCTCCAGCGGTGACTGGAATATATCGTGGGCTGTTAGTCCAGAGAAATATTGGTTCTGTTGAACTTGCATCTGCTGCTGTTGATGCCTAAATGGGGGTTCTTGGAGAAAGTTGTGTCTGTTGGTCTCAGCTTCTGAATTTTGTTGGTAATACATACTGTCCAAACTGAGGGCCATGGCTTCTCTTTCATTGCTTCCATACTGATGAGTTCCCATGGATGCACCACCTAAGAAGTCTTCGAGCTTGGGGGATGAAGTTGGCACCAACCCTtcacatgaaaaagaagaacacgttaagggtttaggggtttagaTATAGTG
Protein-coding sequences here:
- the LOC122077290 gene encoding AP2-like ethylene-responsive transcription factor CRL5: MKSMNNDNSNINNWLGFSLSPHMNIEVRPESHHHHHHHNHNPSQPPSAAVSTAVPTSFYLSPPQLNSSGICYGVDGENGGFYSHLSVMPLKSDGSLCIMEALTRSHNEGLVPTSSPKLEDFLGGASMGTHQYGSNEREAMALSLDSMYYQQNSEAETNRHNFLQEPPFRHQQQQMQVQQNQYFSGLTAHDIFQSPLEEEQKEAHLADCSLQLPPMAEDSNIPGLKSWVSRQYSTNQALEQRMTSCVSEDGAGNTSVGPMGYGDLQSLSLSMSPGSQSSCVTAPQQISPTAIESVAMETKKRGSGKVGQKQPVHRKSIDTFGQRTSQYRGVTRHRWTGRYEAHLWDNSCKKEGQSRKGRQVYLGGYDMEERAARAYDLAALKYWGPSTHINFPLENYQEELEEMKNMSRQEYVAHLRRKSSGFSRGASMYRGVTRHHQHGRWQARIGRVAGNKDLYLGTFSTQEEAAEAYDVAAIKFRGVNAVTNFDITRYDVERIIASNTLLAGELAKRSRDTEPSEFVDHSASQQPAIYVEPIDQKPMNYRNPSFSGGALHDLIGMDHHDGVNSAQQAEDSPKQGAYLSNPSSLVTSLSSSREGSPDKSGLSMLFAKSTPASKLVGSTATMNAWIPSVQLRSSIAMAHLPVFAAWTDS